In one window of Methanolobus mangrovi DNA:
- a CDS encoding transcriptional regulator protein, producing MKDFEVKILDDTDYKFIEALKSLGMSRNVATTLTYLSNVNEASSQEIEMSTGLRQPEVSVAMRHMRERSWIDIHNKKAVGKGRPTKIYQLSAPVEDIIKHYEQKIIADTKTTMDAITKLKDITQRM from the coding sequence ATGAAAGACTTTGAAGTAAAGATACTAGACGATACAGACTATAAGTTCATTGAAGCATTGAAAAGCCTGGGAATGTCAAGGAATGTTGCAACCACACTCACATACCTGTCAAATGTTAATGAGGCATCATCCCAGGAAATAGAAATGAGCACCGGTTTGAGACAGCCAGAGGTCAGCGTTGCCATGAGGCATATGCGTGAAAGAAGCTGGATCGATATCCACAACAAAAAGGCAGTTGGAAAGGGCAGACCTACAAAGATCTACCAGCTCTCCGCACCTGTTGAAGATATCATCAAACACTATGAACAGAAGATCATAGCAGACACAAAAACAACGATGGATGCCATCACCAAACTTAAAGATATTACCCAAAGAATGTAA